A stretch of Ciconia boyciana chromosome 18, ASM3463844v1, whole genome shotgun sequence DNA encodes these proteins:
- the ADAMTS13 gene encoding A disintegrin and metalloproteinase with thrombospondin motifs 13 isoform X2 — protein sequence MIVSLTIWALVMLPLGFCWPSAFQEKFLGTLDAEDVFSYFGTSSVSDVPEFVVAEPTCPCKERIGLMSCRIQHCSIEAWGELYAFEFLEDHALLSSSFVSNQVVNSSFSLLKQFSGNCFAGGNPLQPPGAKCRVTYCEGQLQGVVIADEEKIHIRPVRSKDIALLKDLGFSRPHILFRSAARGENTARGRFPSRLQKRAEGAVKHLELMVIAGPDVYLYHKEDTERYILANLNIGAELLRDASLGAHFRVHLMQMLVLREPEAEVNITTNITSSLISVCEWSKKVNPQNDSDPQHADIVLYVTRFDLELPDGNKELRGVTQLGGVCSSSWSCVITQDTGFDLGVTIAHEIGHSLGIPHDGEGNRCSSSGYIMGSAGNHNSIDLAWSQCSREEFLAFVSTGQTNCLNDLPDMDSSIPGWKPGLYYGADEQCKIAFGSVATACTFADSNVDVCKVLSCHVQPGDKSSCTRLLVPLLDGTECGLNKWCSKGQCSSLEELNPMAVVHGQWSVWSPFSSCSRSCGGGVVIRQRFCNNPRPAFGGQECRGASIQVEMCNTQACLVTQQDFMAEQCAATNLKPLYLTVEAPSFYTWTSAVGFAKGDMLCKHMCRAVEKEFMVSREDSFIDGTRCEQDDSERHGAFNLCVMGSCRTFGCDGQMDSKKITDSCKVCGGDNTTCTKVSGSYTEGKAKEYVTFLSLPYNTTLVHVTNRRPLFTHLAVKVKGEYVVAGKGNISLNVTYPSVLEDSQIKYKVFLTKDNMPSLEEVHVDGPTQEEIEIQVYRRYAKEYGNATNPDITFSYFVPKDNLTYMWIPQPGPCSVTCGEGMQPVDHVCFDQTKNEITEDQWCLELPQPLSEHKPCAMEPCLYRWKISQIDECSAVCGTGVAQQNLTCVQFRDGLETVVDDSLCPAEEKPLSAVPCVVNVCSLGWDKEEDAHLLQTSELLGHIQLENRTVYVWSPLAGECSVSCGRGKTQLQYVCVAFDTREETQEENCHPGPKPESRMEVCDLSPCPPRWKVTPAGPCSSSCGLGLAVQLVTCVQIRQGKEILLEERFCPVAEKPLTSVPCVIRMCSYEWSFSEWTECSTSCGNGIQTRQDFCLNPLTRKHVNPIFCRRFPKAIVVRGCSAGPCPEQAVGTGSRGAELQTVTPATHLTTAAAAKEARYKDLNLPPSAVPAVPQEQTKTSGGVCGKLFLNATGVINMTGVESSDCTVAIGRPLREEITVSILESSLNCSAGEVVLFSGRMMWRTGCRKLPLSLINSRTNTLIVKQRVFLPGNGVILQYNSRTATKKYYQDCDKQLFGPQGEIVNPVQLPDDRQEVVCRTFINVAPRHRIAIRALYIDLGNESNQTHFNYILVRDVSTMKTMVFHGKQQFFWQSTGSQAEIEFHENVKDHRTSFWAEYRAIEPK from the exons ATGATTGTCAGCTTGACGATCTGGGCGCTCGTGATGCTCCCCTTGGGGTTCTGCTGGCCGTCGGCTTTCCAAGAG AAATTTCTCGGCACTTTGGATGCGGAAGatgttttctcttattttggAACCAGTTCGGTGTCTGATG tacctGAGTTTGTTGTCGCTGAGCCAACTTGCCCTTGTAAAGAACGGATTGGGCTGATGTCCTGTCGGATTCAACATTGCTCCATTGAGGCCTGGGGAGAACTCTATGCCTTTGAATTTTTAGAGGACCAtgccctcctttcctcctcctttgtgAGCAATCAAGTGGTGAACTCTTCCTTTAGCTTACTGAAGCAATTCTCAGGCAACTGCTTTGCAGGTGGAAATCCACTGCAACCTCCCGGGGCTAAGTGTAGAGTCACTTACTGTGAAGGGCAGCTG cAAGGAGTCGTTATTGCAGATGAGGAAAAGATTCATATCAGGCCTGTGAGAAGCAAAGATATAGCCTTGCTGAAAGACCTCGGCTTCTCCAGACCCCACATTCTCTTCAGAAGTGCTGCAAGAGGGGAAAATACAGCAAGAG GGCGGTTTCCTTCTCGCCTGCAGAAGAGGGCTGAGGGAGCTGTCAAGCATCTGGAGCTGATGGTCATAGCAGGTCCAGATGTTTATTTGTACCACAAAGAGGACACGGAGCGATATATTCTTGCCAACCTGAACATT ggggcagagctgctgagagATGCCTCACTGGGTGCTCATTTCAGGGTTCATCTTATGCAAATGCTTGTTTTGAGAGAACCAGAG GCAGAGGTAAACATCACAACAAATATCACCTCCTCGCTGATCAGCGTTTGTGAGTGGAGCAAGAAGGTCAACCCCCAGAATGACTCTGACCCCCAGCATGCTGACATTGTCCTCTACGTCACCAG GTTTGACTTGGAGTTACCTGATGGGAACAAGGAGCTACGTGGAGTGACTCAGTTAGGCGGAGtctgctcctcctcctggaGCTGTGTTATTACCCAGGACACCGGCTTTGACCTGGGGGTCACCATAGCCCATGAGATTGGGCACAG TCTTGGAATCCCCCATGATGGTGAGGGGAATCGGTGCAGCAGCAGTGGTTACATCATGGGTTCAGCAGGAAACCACAACAGCATTGACCTCGCCTGGTCGCAGTGCAGCCGAGAAGAATTCCTGGCCTTTGTCAG CACAGGCCAAACAAACTGCTTAAATGACCTGCCGGACATGGACAGCAGCATCCCAGGATGGAAGCCTGGCTTGTACTATGGAGCAGATGAGCAATGTAAAATAGCCTTTGGGAGTGTTGCCACAGCATGCACCTTTGCTGACAGCAATGTT GATGTATGTAAAGTTCTCTCATGCCATGTACAACCAGGAGACAAATCCAGCTGTACTCGGCTTCTTGTTCCCCTCTTGGATGGTACTGAATGTGGGCTCAATAAG TGGTGCTCCAAGGGACAGTGCAGCTCTCTGGAAGAACTGAACCCCATGGCTGTAGTCCATGGGCAGTGGTCTGTCTGGAGCCCCTTCTCCTCTTGCTCCCGCAGCTGCGGAGGTGGAGTTGTGATAAGGCAGCGGTTCTGTAACAACCCCAG GCCTGCTTTTGGGGGGCAGGAATGCCGTGGCGCCAGCATCCAAGTGGAGATGTGCAATACTCAG GCCTGTTTGGTGACCCAGCAGGACTTTATGGCTGAACAATGTGCAGCAACAAATTTAAAGCCACTGTATCTCACTGTAGAAGCCCCATCCTTTTATACCTGGACTTCTGCTGTTGGCTTTGCCAAAG GGGACATGCTATGCAAGCACATGTGCAGGGCTGTTGAAAAAGAATTCATGGTAAGCCGCGAAGACAGTTTCATAGACGGAACCAGATGTGAGCAGGATGACTCTGAGCGCCACGGGGCTTTCAACCTGTGTGTAATGGGAAGCTGCAGA ACATTCGGGTGTGATGGCCAGATGGACTCCAAAAAGATAACGGACTCTTGCAAGGTCTGTGGGGGTGATAATACCACTTGCACCAAAGTGAGTGGATCttacacagaaggaaaagctaAAG AGTACGTTACATTTCTGTCCCTGCCTTATAACACCACCTTGGTCCATGTTACCAACCGGAGACCACTCTTCACACATTTGG CTGTGAAGGTTAAAGGAGAGTATGTGGttgctggaaaaggaaacatcTCGCTGAATGTCACCTATCCGTCGGTTCTGGAGGACAGCCAGATCAAATACAAAGTGTTTCTCACCAAGGACAACATGCCAAGCCTGGAGGAAGTCCATGTGGATGGGCCAACACAAGAAGAAATTGAAATACAG GTCTATCGAAGGTATGCAAAAGAATATGGCAATGCCACCAACCCAGACATCACCTTCAGCTACTTTGTCCCCAAAGATAATCTGACGTATATGTGGATTCCTCAGCCCGGGCCATGTTCAGTGACCTGTGGGGAAG GGATGCAACCAGTGGATCATGTGTGCTTTGACCAGACAAAGAATGAAATAACAGAGGATCAGTGGTGTCTGGAGCTCCCACAGCCCCTTTCAGAGCATAAGCCCTGTGCCATGGAGCCATGCCTGTACAG GTGGAAGATATCTCAGATAGATGAATGCTCTGCTGTCTGTGGAACTGGAGTTGCCCAGCAGAATCTGACCTGTGTTCAGTTTCGTGATGGATTGGAGACTGTTGTGGATGACAGCTTGTgcccagcagaagaaaaaccccTCTCCGCTGTGCCGTGTGTGGTTAATGTCTGCTCTTTAGGCTGGGACAAA GAGGAAGATGCACACTTACTTCAGACTTCGGAGTTACTTGGGCATATCCAGCTGGAAAATCGGACTGTATATGTCTGGAGCCCTCTAGCTGGAGAGTGTTCCGTCTCCTGTGGTAGAG GTAAGACTCAGCTACAGTATGTATGTGTGGCTTTTGACACCAGAGAAGAAACCCAAGAAGAAAACTGTCATCCAGGGCCAAAGCCAGAGAGCAGGATGGAAGTCTGCGATCTCAGTCCCTGCCCACCAAG ATGGAAGGTAACCCCGGCTGGCCCCTGTTCCTCCAGCTGTGGGCTTGGCTTAGCTGTTCAGCTGGTCACCTGTGTGCAGATTCGCCAAGGCAAGGAGATTTTGCTGGAGGAGCGTTTCTGTCCCGTGGCAGAGAAGCCCCTTACCAGCGTCCCCTGTGTCATCCGAATGTGCTCTTATGAATGGAGCTTCAGCGAGTGGACAGAG tgtTCAACTTCATGTGGGAATGGCATTCAGACACGGCAGGATTTCTGCCTCAACCCGCTAACCCGTAAGCACGTGAACCCCATCTTCTGCAGGCGCTTCCCCAAGGCCATTGTGGTACGTGGCTGCTCCGCAGGGCCCTGTCCTGAGCAGGCGGTGGGGACCGGGTCCCGTGGAGCAGAACTGCAGACAGTGACACCAGCCACGCATCTGACAACAGCTGCAGCTGCCAAAGAGGCGAGATACAAGGACCTGAATCTTCCTCCAtctgctgtgccagctgtgcctCAGGAACAGACAAAGACCAGTGGAG GTGTCTGTGGAAAGCTCTTTCTTAATGCCACTGGGGTCATCAACATGACGGGTGTAGAGAGCAGCGACTGCACTGTGGCCATCGGACGTCCTCTCAGGGAGGAGATAACAGTCAGCATCCTGGAGAGCTCCCTCAACTGCAGTGCAG GTGAGGTAGTGCTGTTTTCTGGGCGAATGATGTGGCGGACAGGCTGCAGGAAGCTCCCTTTGTCACTGATAAATTCCAGAACGAACACACTGATTGTGAAACAGCGTGTTTTCCTGCCAGGAAATGGGGTCATTCTTCAGTACAACAGCAGAACTGCAACTAAAAAATATTACCAAG ACTGTGACAAGCAGCTGTTTGGTCCCCAAGGTGAAATAGTGAATCCTGTGCAATTGCCTGATGACAGGCAAGAAGTAGTGTGTCGGACCTTCATCAATGTGGCTCCTCGGCATCGCATAGCTATCCGCGCCCTATATATTGACCTGGGCAATGAGAGCaaccaaacacattttaattacatcCTG GTCCGTGATGTAAGCACCATGAAGACGATGGTGTTCCATGGGAAACAACAATTCTTCTGGCAATCAACAGGAAGCCAAGCTGAAATTGAATTTCATGAAAATGTTAAGGATCACCGAACCAGTTTCTGGGCTGAATATCGTGCTATTGAGCCCAAATGA
- the ADAMTS13 gene encoding A disintegrin and metalloproteinase with thrombospondin motifs 13 isoform X3, translated as MIVSLTIWALVMLPLGFCWPSAFQEKFLGTLDAEDVFSYFGTSSVSDVPEFVVAEPTCPCKERIGLMSCRIQHCSIEAWGELYAFEFLEDHALLSSSFVSNQVVNSSFSLLKQFSGNCFAGGNPLQPPGAKCRVTYCEGQLQGVVIADEEKIHIRPVRSKDIALLKDLGFSRPHILFRSAARGENTARAGRFPSRLQKRAEGAVKHLELMVIAGPDVYLYHKEDTERYILANLNIGAELLRDASLGAHFRVHLMQMLVLREPEAEVNITTNITSSLISVCEWSKKVNPQNDSDPQHADIVLYVTRFDLELPDGNKELRGVTQLGGVCSSSWSCVITQDTGFDLGVTIAHEIGHSLGIPHDGEGNRCSSSGYIMGSAGNHNSIDLAWSQCSREEFLAFVSTGQTNCLNDLPDMDSSIPGWKPGLYYGADEQCKIAFGSVATACTFADSNVDVCKVLSCHVQPGDKSSCTRLLVPLLDGTECGLNKWCSKGQCSSLEELNPMAVVHGQWSVWSPFSSCSRSCGGGVVIRQRFCNNPRPAFGGQECRGASIQVEMCNTQACLVTQQDFMAEQCAATNLKPLYLTVEAPSFYTWTSAVGFAKGDMLCKHMCRAVEKEFMVSREDSFIDGTRCEQDDSERHGAFNLCVMGSCRTFGCDGQMDSKKITDSCKVCGGDNTTCTKVSGSYTEGKAKEYVTFLSLPYNTTLVHVTNRRPLFTHLAVKVKGEYVVAGKGNISLNVTYPSVLEDSQIKYKVFLTKDNMPSLEEVHVDGPTQEEIEIQVYRRYAKEYGNATNPDITFSYFVPKDNLTYMWIPQPGPCSVTCGEGMQPVDHVCFDQTKNEITEDQWCLELPQPLSEHKPCAMEPCLYRWKISQIDECSAVCGTGVAQQNLTCVQFRDGLETVVDDSLCPAEEKPLSAVPCVVNVCSLGWDKEDAHLLQTSELLGHIQLENRTVYVWSPLAGECSVSCGRGKTQLQYVCVAFDTREETQEENCHPGPKPESRMEVCDLSPCPPRWKVTPAGPCSSSCGLGLAVQLVTCVQIRQGKEILLEERFCPVAEKPLTSVPCVIRMCSYEWSFSEWTECSTSCGNGIQTRQDFCLNPLTRKHVNPIFCRRFPKAIVVRGCSAGPCPEQAVGTGSRGAELQTVTPATHLTTAAAAKEARYKDLNLPPSAVPAVPQEQTKTSGGVCGKLFLNATGVINMTGVESSDCTVAIGRPLREEITVSILESSLNCSAGEVVLFSGRMMWRTGCRKLPLSLINSRTNTLIVKQRVFLPGNGVILQYNSRTATKKYYQDCDKQLFGPQGEIVNPVQLPDDRQEVVCRTFINVAPRHRIAIRALYIDLGNESNQTHFNYILVRDVSTMKTMVFHGKQQFFWQSTGSQAEIEFHENVKDHRTSFWAEYRAIEPK; from the exons ATGATTGTCAGCTTGACGATCTGGGCGCTCGTGATGCTCCCCTTGGGGTTCTGCTGGCCGTCGGCTTTCCAAGAG AAATTTCTCGGCACTTTGGATGCGGAAGatgttttctcttattttggAACCAGTTCGGTGTCTGATG tacctGAGTTTGTTGTCGCTGAGCCAACTTGCCCTTGTAAAGAACGGATTGGGCTGATGTCCTGTCGGATTCAACATTGCTCCATTGAGGCCTGGGGAGAACTCTATGCCTTTGAATTTTTAGAGGACCAtgccctcctttcctcctcctttgtgAGCAATCAAGTGGTGAACTCTTCCTTTAGCTTACTGAAGCAATTCTCAGGCAACTGCTTTGCAGGTGGAAATCCACTGCAACCTCCCGGGGCTAAGTGTAGAGTCACTTACTGTGAAGGGCAGCTG cAAGGAGTCGTTATTGCAGATGAGGAAAAGATTCATATCAGGCCTGTGAGAAGCAAAGATATAGCCTTGCTGAAAGACCTCGGCTTCTCCAGACCCCACATTCTCTTCAGAAGTGCTGCAAGAGGGGAAAATACAGCAAGAG CAGGGCGGTTTCCTTCTCGCCTGCAGAAGAGGGCTGAGGGAGCTGTCAAGCATCTGGAGCTGATGGTCATAGCAGGTCCAGATGTTTATTTGTACCACAAAGAGGACACGGAGCGATATATTCTTGCCAACCTGAACATT ggggcagagctgctgagagATGCCTCACTGGGTGCTCATTTCAGGGTTCATCTTATGCAAATGCTTGTTTTGAGAGAACCAGAG GCAGAGGTAAACATCACAACAAATATCACCTCCTCGCTGATCAGCGTTTGTGAGTGGAGCAAGAAGGTCAACCCCCAGAATGACTCTGACCCCCAGCATGCTGACATTGTCCTCTACGTCACCAG GTTTGACTTGGAGTTACCTGATGGGAACAAGGAGCTACGTGGAGTGACTCAGTTAGGCGGAGtctgctcctcctcctggaGCTGTGTTATTACCCAGGACACCGGCTTTGACCTGGGGGTCACCATAGCCCATGAGATTGGGCACAG TCTTGGAATCCCCCATGATGGTGAGGGGAATCGGTGCAGCAGCAGTGGTTACATCATGGGTTCAGCAGGAAACCACAACAGCATTGACCTCGCCTGGTCGCAGTGCAGCCGAGAAGAATTCCTGGCCTTTGTCAG CACAGGCCAAACAAACTGCTTAAATGACCTGCCGGACATGGACAGCAGCATCCCAGGATGGAAGCCTGGCTTGTACTATGGAGCAGATGAGCAATGTAAAATAGCCTTTGGGAGTGTTGCCACAGCATGCACCTTTGCTGACAGCAATGTT GATGTATGTAAAGTTCTCTCATGCCATGTACAACCAGGAGACAAATCCAGCTGTACTCGGCTTCTTGTTCCCCTCTTGGATGGTACTGAATGTGGGCTCAATAAG TGGTGCTCCAAGGGACAGTGCAGCTCTCTGGAAGAACTGAACCCCATGGCTGTAGTCCATGGGCAGTGGTCTGTCTGGAGCCCCTTCTCCTCTTGCTCCCGCAGCTGCGGAGGTGGAGTTGTGATAAGGCAGCGGTTCTGTAACAACCCCAG GCCTGCTTTTGGGGGGCAGGAATGCCGTGGCGCCAGCATCCAAGTGGAGATGTGCAATACTCAG GCCTGTTTGGTGACCCAGCAGGACTTTATGGCTGAACAATGTGCAGCAACAAATTTAAAGCCACTGTATCTCACTGTAGAAGCCCCATCCTTTTATACCTGGACTTCTGCTGTTGGCTTTGCCAAAG GGGACATGCTATGCAAGCACATGTGCAGGGCTGTTGAAAAAGAATTCATGGTAAGCCGCGAAGACAGTTTCATAGACGGAACCAGATGTGAGCAGGATGACTCTGAGCGCCACGGGGCTTTCAACCTGTGTGTAATGGGAAGCTGCAGA ACATTCGGGTGTGATGGCCAGATGGACTCCAAAAAGATAACGGACTCTTGCAAGGTCTGTGGGGGTGATAATACCACTTGCACCAAAGTGAGTGGATCttacacagaaggaaaagctaAAG AGTACGTTACATTTCTGTCCCTGCCTTATAACACCACCTTGGTCCATGTTACCAACCGGAGACCACTCTTCACACATTTGG CTGTGAAGGTTAAAGGAGAGTATGTGGttgctggaaaaggaaacatcTCGCTGAATGTCACCTATCCGTCGGTTCTGGAGGACAGCCAGATCAAATACAAAGTGTTTCTCACCAAGGACAACATGCCAAGCCTGGAGGAAGTCCATGTGGATGGGCCAACACAAGAAGAAATTGAAATACAG GTCTATCGAAGGTATGCAAAAGAATATGGCAATGCCACCAACCCAGACATCACCTTCAGCTACTTTGTCCCCAAAGATAATCTGACGTATATGTGGATTCCTCAGCCCGGGCCATGTTCAGTGACCTGTGGGGAAG GGATGCAACCAGTGGATCATGTGTGCTTTGACCAGACAAAGAATGAAATAACAGAGGATCAGTGGTGTCTGGAGCTCCCACAGCCCCTTTCAGAGCATAAGCCCTGTGCCATGGAGCCATGCCTGTACAG GTGGAAGATATCTCAGATAGATGAATGCTCTGCTGTCTGTGGAACTGGAGTTGCCCAGCAGAATCTGACCTGTGTTCAGTTTCGTGATGGATTGGAGACTGTTGTGGATGACAGCTTGTgcccagcagaagaaaaaccccTCTCCGCTGTGCCGTGTGTGGTTAATGTCTGCTCTTTAGGCTGGGACAAA GAAGATGCACACTTACTTCAGACTTCGGAGTTACTTGGGCATATCCAGCTGGAAAATCGGACTGTATATGTCTGGAGCCCTCTAGCTGGAGAGTGTTCCGTCTCCTGTGGTAGAG GTAAGACTCAGCTACAGTATGTATGTGTGGCTTTTGACACCAGAGAAGAAACCCAAGAAGAAAACTGTCATCCAGGGCCAAAGCCAGAGAGCAGGATGGAAGTCTGCGATCTCAGTCCCTGCCCACCAAG ATGGAAGGTAACCCCGGCTGGCCCCTGTTCCTCCAGCTGTGGGCTTGGCTTAGCTGTTCAGCTGGTCACCTGTGTGCAGATTCGCCAAGGCAAGGAGATTTTGCTGGAGGAGCGTTTCTGTCCCGTGGCAGAGAAGCCCCTTACCAGCGTCCCCTGTGTCATCCGAATGTGCTCTTATGAATGGAGCTTCAGCGAGTGGACAGAG tgtTCAACTTCATGTGGGAATGGCATTCAGACACGGCAGGATTTCTGCCTCAACCCGCTAACCCGTAAGCACGTGAACCCCATCTTCTGCAGGCGCTTCCCCAAGGCCATTGTGGTACGTGGCTGCTCCGCAGGGCCCTGTCCTGAGCAGGCGGTGGGGACCGGGTCCCGTGGAGCAGAACTGCAGACAGTGACACCAGCCACGCATCTGACAACAGCTGCAGCTGCCAAAGAGGCGAGATACAAGGACCTGAATCTTCCTCCAtctgctgtgccagctgtgcctCAGGAACAGACAAAGACCAGTGGAG GTGTCTGTGGAAAGCTCTTTCTTAATGCCACTGGGGTCATCAACATGACGGGTGTAGAGAGCAGCGACTGCACTGTGGCCATCGGACGTCCTCTCAGGGAGGAGATAACAGTCAGCATCCTGGAGAGCTCCCTCAACTGCAGTGCAG GTGAGGTAGTGCTGTTTTCTGGGCGAATGATGTGGCGGACAGGCTGCAGGAAGCTCCCTTTGTCACTGATAAATTCCAGAACGAACACACTGATTGTGAAACAGCGTGTTTTCCTGCCAGGAAATGGGGTCATTCTTCAGTACAACAGCAGAACTGCAACTAAAAAATATTACCAAG ACTGTGACAAGCAGCTGTTTGGTCCCCAAGGTGAAATAGTGAATCCTGTGCAATTGCCTGATGACAGGCAAGAAGTAGTGTGTCGGACCTTCATCAATGTGGCTCCTCGGCATCGCATAGCTATCCGCGCCCTATATATTGACCTGGGCAATGAGAGCaaccaaacacattttaattacatcCTG GTCCGTGATGTAAGCACCATGAAGACGATGGTGTTCCATGGGAAACAACAATTCTTCTGGCAATCAACAGGAAGCCAAGCTGAAATTGAATTTCATGAAAATGTTAAGGATCACCGAACCAGTTTCTGGGCTGAATATCGTGCTATTGAGCCCAAATGA